The Sporosarcina sp. Te-1 DNA window CAGCTTCACAAAATCAAAACACCAGTCAGGTATCTTGCCTGTTTGGACAGCAGCGAGCCCGATCGTTCCACCTGGCTCGGTATGGGCGATGGCGTTAGACATGAGGTTGTCGACGACCCGCGTAAGTTGCTTGGAGTTTACGGTGTACTCGCCTATTACGTCACACATCACGCTTAAGTCAATCTGCTTTTCGTCGCAAAGTGTTTCATATCCGGATACTAGCATTTCGAAAAATTCTTCCCCGTCCACTGGGACGAGTTCCATTTCATACGTGCTGGATTGCAACAGTGTATACATGAGCAAGTCATCGAGCATCTGTCTCATATAATTCGATTTTGCGATTATAATGTCGTGGTACTCTTGTTGATCGCGTACAGTAGATGAACCAGCTTGCAACGCCTCGGCATAGGCCCGGATGGACGTCAGAGGTGTTTTCAGATCGTGTGAAATACTGGCGATCATGAACTCCCGCTGTTGTTGTTCCGCCGCAAGCTTTCGTTTCGCCATATCGAGTTCCTTCCGCATTGTTTCAAAGCTCTCGGCCAATTCCCCGATTTCATCTTTGCGCTTAGCCATCGACTGGACAGGCCTTCCTTTTGCAAATGAATCCATTTGTCCCATCAAAAGATAAAGCGGCTTGTTCAATTTCCGGTTGACGAGCAATGTGACAATGCCGAACAGCAGAATAAAAAACGCTGCGAAGATTCCTGTTACAAACCACGTCCGCTCCTCCACACCCGTTACCCATTCATCCCGGATCCATTCAATTTCATATATGCCGGCGATGGCAGTCCCCGAAAAAACCGGTTCCTTATAAGTGTATCGATTGAAGGTTTGCCGCAGGTTATAGAAATCCTTGTAAAGCTTATCCTTCTCGGTAAACGACGCAGACGCCAGCTTGATCGGATTAGAGGAATAGAGCATGAATCCCGAATGAGTATACAATGTGATCGAAAGCTGGTCCGTGGCAAGCTCTTCAACCTTCGACCAATCCGCATCCGGCCGGTAGAGCGAAGGATCAGTGAGCAAGGATTGCACCGCGTTCAACTCGACCCGACTATCCATGTATTCAGTGACATGGCGATCATGGTGATACGAGTTAATCCACGCGAAGAGGCCATATGCTGCTCCGAGAGGCAATAGCATGACGATGAAATACGACAGCAGCAGCCATGTCTTGATCTTCAATGTGTTTCACCAATGAATCGATAACCCTTTCCCCATACCGTCTGAATGAAATGAGGTGTCTTCATCGGATCTTTCAATTTTTCTCGCAGCGATTTGATGTGCACCGTAACCGTATGCGAATCCCCGATTTCAGGTTGCTGCCAGACGTGTTGGTACAATTCATTTTTTGAAAAGACACGATCTGGATTGTGGGCAAGAAGCTTAAGCAATTCGAATTCTTTGATCGTCAGCGGCACTTCTTCGCCTTTCAAAAATACTTGCTCCCGCTGCCAATCCGCCGTCAATCCATTCGCAAATACCGATTCCTCTGACTCCTGCGCTTGGCCGTTGTATCGTCGCCATCTCCTGAGCTGTGAAGCCACCCGGGCTTTCAATTCCACTAGGCTGAATGGCTTCGCGAGGTAATCATCCGCGCCGATGTCCAGCCCCTCCACTTTGTCTTCGTCATCCTTCCGTGCACTGATCATAATAATTGGCACGTCGCTTTTCCAGCGGATGTTTTGGCAAAGGGTAATGCCGTCCATTTCCGGGAGCATCCAATCGACGAGCACCAAGTCGTATGCGGCACTTTGGAAATCCTCCCAGCCTTCCAGCCCAGTCGTCGCCCATGTCACTGTATAGCCTTCCTGCTGAAGCGTATCCCGTATGATCCGCGCAATTTCTGCGTCATCTTCCACTAACAGTAGCTGTTCCGCCATCACCATTCCTCCTGACTACAATGTACCATCGTTCTATTCCATCTCTCGTAACTTTATAAAGGCTTTATAGTATCCTACCATATTGGAGAAAATCAAAAAAAGACTCGCCCCTGAATCGGTCTTCGAGTCTTGTCATCTCTTATTTGTTTGGAACACGCAATACGTAGGCGGTCCTCCTCGGAACAAGCCCACCTACTCCCATTTCATCTCGCCATCCACATATTGAGCAAATTGGGCAAACGACTTCTTCTCCGTCATGCCGTAGCGACATACTTCGTAATTGGAGGAGCTTCTATCCGCATACCCCTCCTCTGTTGTAAATCCGATAAGCAACCCTGCTTCTTTTGCCGCTGCGAGGAAGGCTTTGTCGTAATGGCCAAACGGGTAGGCGATGGACAGGGCACTCGGCAGCTGTTCCTGGTTTTTCTGTAGATCTTCCATAATCTCTTCCTGTGAAAGGCCTAGTGCAATTCCGACATTCCCTGTCTCGGTAGCCGTCAGCGCATGCAGTTCATGGGTATGGGCTTGGTATTCGAAAACATCCCGCATGTCTGCCATCTCCTCTGCACTCAAAAACTGCAACGGCCCTTTTCCATCAAACAGCTGAGTTCCCTGCGCCCGGTCAGTCCGGGAAGTAATTATATGTTGAACCGCATGGAATCCGTATTGTTTCATTAGAGGATAGGCATATTCCTTCGATGACAACAAGCCGTCGTCAAAGGTGATGACAACCGAACGGCTCGGTACAATCAACCGCCCTTCCAAATAATCATACAGCTGCTGTGCGGCCAATGTTTGAAAACCGCGTTCTGCCAGATAGGCCATCTGCTGTTCGAATGATTCGAGTGATATAGTACTGGCAGTTGTAGTCACCATGTCACTCGGCAAAATATGATGATAGATAAGCACTGGCAATCCTTCATCCAGTACAACGGACTGCTTCTGGATATAACCCGGCCGCTCTCCCAGTTTGATCACATACCAGTCTTCTGTTTCCTGAACAATTGGATAACGGAAACCCACCTCGATTTGTAAAAAACTACTGCTCTGCTTATCTGCACGTTCATACACTTGTATTCTCTGAACTGTTTTTATCGAAGCTAGCTGATCTTCATGTGTGGATGCAAGCAATTTCATCGGACCGACCGTGCCGTGTCCTTTCGGAATAAAGGCAATCATTTTACCAAAGCGAACCGAATAATAGGCCTCATCTTCTCCTTCAATAGCGATGGGTTGACCCGCTTCCAGCTCGCCAATTTGAATGAGTGTGCCTTCCCGCATATAAATGGGCTGGTTTTTCTCCAAGGTCAATACCCGCTCCATTTTTATCTTTTTGACAGAAGTATCACCTTGTATAAATTGTGCAAATGCTTTTCCTTGTGATCCATTTAGAAAGGAAAATTGCGCAAACACAAACAAAACCAAACATCCCATTAAGAGAATACTAACTAATACATGCCTACTATTATATACTTTTCTCATATTTACACCCCCGCTATCCTAAAAGCAACCTACAGACGGAGATTACGAGAAAAAGTTTCAAACCTCCCTAACAGAATTTTCCTCACCAAAACACCCATTGTCACAGCATTTCATTTTATAAACGCTTTAGATCTTAATTTAAGATTCTCGTATCCTTACCACAATTTCGGCTAGAATCAAAAAAAGACCCGCAGCTCTTAGATCGAGCACGAGTCTAGTATCATAATCATTTCTTATAATGTGATTGTTCCCATGAAGAACGCAATTAGAACGAGCACAATGCTGAGTCCCCACATCCAAAGGAAAGAGTAGCGGATATGTTTCCCCATTTCAAGTCCCGCCAAGCCGAGCGCCAGCCAAAGGGCAGGTGAAAAAGGACTGACGAATGTCCCGACAATATTGCCGATGATCATCGCATAGGCCGTGGAAATCGACGGAATGCCAAACGTCGTTCCAATTTGCTCCGCAACAGGAAGCAGGGCGAAATAATAAGCATCCGTACTTAATAGCAAATCAAATGGTACACCCAGCACCCCGATGATCAGATGGATATAAGGTGTGATGAATGAAGGCAGGACAGTGACCGTATCTTTTGCGATGGAATCCAGCATGCCGGTTCCATTCAGTATTCCAAGAAACGAACCCGCCGCCAAGATGATGGTCGCCATCGTCAAAGCATTAGGCGCATGCTTTTGAATCGTTTTGCTTTGGTCGTCTGCTTTCCGATGGTTCAGCGGAAGCGCGAGACAGACCCCGATCATGAACGCCAAACCAGCTGGAATGATGCCGGTTACGAGCACGCCGATCACTGCTACGGCTAGTAAGACGTTTAGCCAATATCTTCCCGTCTTCGTGATGCCGGCTGTACTGTTTTCTTTATGGGCGAATAAAGTCGATTCGTCTTGTTCAGAAGCGATTGCTTTTTCAATACTCCCATAGCGGCTTATAATTTTCCGTTTTTCCCTCATTCCTAAAAAAACAGCGAGGACAATCATGAGCACCATGCCGATTGCTTGAATCGGAATGAGCGGTTTCCATAGTTCTGTGACATCGACATTCAGGACGGAAGCAGCCCGACCAAGCGGGCCTCCCCACGGAATCATATTCATAATGCTCGCACTGCCGCCGATCAATAAAAGAAGCAAATAAGGGCTCATCTTCATTTGACGGTAAATCGGCAACAGTGCTGGAATGGTGATGAGGAATGTCGAAGCGCCCGAGCCGTCAAGCTGTGCAATGGCCGCGATGACTACGGTTCCGATACTGATCGTAACTACGTTACCTCTTGTTACTCCGATCATTTTATCGATGATCGGATCGAACAGTCCGGCATCCTGCATAATGCCGAAAAACAGAATGGCGAAAATAAACATGACCGCCACTTGGATGACTGAAACGAGCCCGTCACCAAAAAAGCCGCCAATTTCTTTCATATGAAATCCCGCAACGAGAGCACCGATAATCGGAATGAGCACAAGCGGAATGATCGGGGTTGTTTTTCCCCGAAGCAATAATAAGACAATAATCGCGATGGTCGCGAAGCCGATCAAACTTAACATGGAATAGCTACCCCTTTCTCAAGACAACGCTCTCATTTTTGAAAACTATCATCATTTACAAAATAGCAAATTGAGAAAAAGATATATATATTTAGGCCATAAATCGATTATTCCTTATTTATTGCATTTTGTTCATTTTGTCCACGGTAAATATACTGCCGTAACGGTCTGCCGACCCCGCCATAATGTTGAATCGCCTCTGCCTGCCTTATCGACACCAAGTACTCCATGTAGCGCCTGACAGTCGAGCGGCTTGCACCGACCGACTGGCTGATGGCAGTAGCACCGATCGGTTCTTCTGTATGAGTTGCAAGGAACCCGAGTATTTCCTGAAGCGTCAGCGGGTCGATTCCTTTCGGCAACTGGCCTGTCATTTGCGCAGGCTGTCCTTCGTTAGGCATCGCACGGAAAAGTCGAT harbors:
- a CDS encoding HAMP domain-containing sensor histidine kinase; amino-acid sequence: MKIKTWLLLSYFIVMLLPLGAAYGLFAWINSYHHDRHVTEYMDSRVELNAVQSLLTDPSLYRPDADWSKVEELATDQLSITLYTHSGFMLYSSNPIKLASASFTEKDKLYKDFYNLRQTFNRYTYKEPVFSGTAIAGIYEIEWIRDEWVTGVEERTWFVTGIFAAFFILLFGIVTLLVNRKLNKPLYLLMGQMDSFAKGRPVQSMAKRKDEIGELAESFETMRKELDMAKRKLAAEQQQREFMIASISHDLKTPLTSIRAYAEALQAGSSTVRDQQEYHDIIIAKSNYMRQMLDDLLMYTLLQSSTYEMELVPVDGEEFFEMLVSGYETLCDEKQIDLSVMCDVIGEYTVNSKQLTRVVDNLMSNAIAHTEPGGTIGLAAVQTGKIPDWCFDFVKLALGKKEGMFLIVQNMGTGLAEEEMEHVFNPLYQADQARTKAGERGTGLGLSITKQIIEKHNGTVQMVSVRDIGTAVICWLPQRKGEEVQ
- a CDS encoding polysaccharide deacetylase family protein, yielding MRKVYNSRHVLVSILLMGCLVLFVFAQFSFLNGSQGKAFAQFIQGDTSVKKIKMERVLTLEKNQPIYMREGTLIQIGELEAGQPIAIEGEDEAYYSVRFGKMIAFIPKGHGTVGPMKLLASTHEDQLASIKTVQRIQVYERADKQSSSFLQIEVGFRYPIVQETEDWYVIKLGERPGYIQKQSVVLDEGLPVLIYHHILPSDMVTTTASTISLESFEQQMAYLAERGFQTLAAQQLYDYLEGRLIVPSRSVVITFDDGLLSSKEYAYPLMKQYGFHAVQHIITSRTDRAQGTQLFDGKGPLQFLSAEEMADMRDVFEYQAHTHELHALTATETGNVGIALGLSQEEIMEDLQKNQEQLPSALSIAYPFGHYDKAFLAAAKEAGLLIGFTTEEGYADRSSSNYEVCRYGMTEKKSFAQFAQYVDGEMKWE
- a CDS encoding CitMHS family transporter, encoding MLSLIGFATIAIIVLLLLRGKTTPIIPLVLIPIIGALVAGFHMKEIGGFFGDGLVSVIQVAVMFIFAILFFGIMQDAGLFDPIIDKMIGVTRGNVVTISIGTVVIAAIAQLDGSGASTFLITIPALLPIYRQMKMSPYLLLLLIGGSASIMNMIPWGGPLGRAASVLNVDVTELWKPLIPIQAIGMVLMIVLAVFLGMREKRKIISRYGSIEKAIASEQDESTLFAHKENSTAGITKTGRYWLNVLLAVAVIGVLVTGIIPAGLAFMIGVCLALPLNHRKADDQSKTIQKHAPNALTMATIILAAGSFLGILNGTGMLDSIAKDTVTVLPSFITPYIHLIIGVLGVPFDLLLSTDAYYFALLPVAEQIGTTFGIPSISTAYAMIIGNIVGTFVSPFSPALWLALGLAGLEMGKHIRYSFLWMWGLSIVLVLIAFFMGTITL
- a CDS encoding response regulator transcription factor; its protein translation is MAEQLLLVEDDAEIARIIRDTLQQEGYTVTWATTGLEGWEDFQSAAYDLVLVDWMLPEMDGITLCQNIRWKSDVPIIMISARKDDEDKVEGLDIGADDYLAKPFSLVELKARVASQLRRWRRYNGQAQESEESVFANGLTADWQREQVFLKGEEVPLTIKEFELLKLLAHNPDRVFSKNELYQHVWQQPEIGDSHTVTVHIKSLREKLKDPMKTPHFIQTVWGKGYRFIGETH